The Theobroma cacao cultivar B97-61/B2 chromosome 1, Criollo_cocoa_genome_V2, whole genome shotgun sequence genome contains the following window.
GGCCATATATTACTTAAGCAAGAAATTCACAGAGTATGAGTCCAAATACTCTACGCTTGAAAAGATGTATTGTGCACTAGCATGGACCACCCAGAGGTTCTGACAATATATGTTGTATCACACAACATGGTTTGTGGCGATATTAGATCCCatcaagtatatttttgaaaacccCTTCCTGTTTGGAAGAATAGCTCGATGGAAAGTGCTATTGTCTGAgtatgatattgtgtatgtgtcccaaaaatcaatcaaagggAGCGCCATCGCTAATTTCCTCGCAAATCGAGCAAATGAGGATTATGAATCtgtaagttttgatttttcagaTGAAGATTTGATGGTCGTCTTGCACATAGAAAAAGATAGTCCCAATGAACTTAATCCATGGAAGATGTATTTTGATGGAGCATCCAATGCTTTGGGGCACAAAATTGGGGCAGTGTTGATTTCTCCAAATGAAAAGTACTATCCAGCCACGGTGAGATTGAATTTCAATTGTACTAATAATATAGCGGAGTATGAGGCGTTGGTAATGGGATTACAAGCAGCAATCGAGATGAAAGTCAGCGCGATAGAGGTTTACGGAGATTCGGCTTTGGTGATATGTCAAATGAGAGGCGAATGGGAAACTAGACATTTTAAACTAGTTCCATATAAAAAGCTGGTTACAGAATTAAGCAAACAGTTCAAGGAAATCAGCTTCAACCATTTTCCTTGAGAAGAAAATCAGATTGCTGATGCTTTGGCCACTATCGCAGcaatgttcaaaataaaagaagaggCTGATGTATGCCCTTTTGATTTATAAGTTCATGAAGTCTCCGCACACTGCTTGAATGTTGAGGAAGAGGTTGATGGTAAGCCGTGGTATCATGATATCATGCAATACATCAAACACTAGGCATATCTTGAGAATGTCACGGACAATGACAAGTGAACTCTTAGAAGATTAGCAATGGGTTTCTTCCTTAGCGGAGAAGTGCTCTACAAAAGGAGTCGAGATCAAGTACTTTTGAGATGTGTGAATGTTACGGAAGCtaacaaaataatgaaagaagTCCACGAAGGAACTTGTGGAGCTCATGCTAATGGACATATGTTGGCTAGATAAATTATAAGAGCTGGTTATTATTAGTTGACATTGGAATCAGACTGCATAAACTTTGCTCGAAAATGCCACAAGTGTCAAGTTTATGCAGATAGAATCCATACTCCACCAGCCCCATTGCACGTTTTCACAGCACCTTAGCCATTTTCAATGTGGGGAATAGATGTGATTGGGCTTATTACGCCAAAAGCCTCTAATGGACATCGATTCATATTGGTGACCATTGATTATTTCACGAAATGGGTAAAAGCAGCTTCCTATGCCAATGTGACACAAAAGGTGGTGTGCAGGTTCATCCAAAGGGAGATCATATGTCGGTATGGGCTTCTAGAAATGATCATTACTGATAACGCAAGAAATTTGAATGGTGCGATGGTGAAGGAAGTTTGTGTTAAATTCAAGATCAAGCATCATAACTCGACAACTTACCGTCCGAAAATGAACGGAGCGGTAGAGGCAgccaacaaaaatatcaaaacgATTATTAAAAAGATGACTGAAGTTTATAAAGACTGGCATGAAAAACTTCCTTTTGCCTTGCATGCATATCAAACTTCTGTGCGTACCTCCACCGGGGCAACTCCGTACTCATTAGTATATGGTATAGAAGCAGTTCTACCTGTTGAAGTATAAATCCCATCATTGAGGGTGTTGATGGAAACAAAATTGGAAGATGCTAAGTGGGTCTGCTCCCGCTACGAGCAATTGAATCTGATTGAGGAGAAAAGGCTTGCGGCTCTTTGTCATGGCCAGATGTACCAACGAAGGATGATGCGAGCATACGAGAAAAAAGTTCATCCCAGGCAGTTCCGAGAAGGAGAGTTGGTTCTCAAGAGAATCCTCCCTAATCAGATCGATTTTCGGAGAAAGTGGATGTCAAATTGAGAATGACCATATGTGGTAAAGAAGGTTTTTTCAGGAGCTTTGATTTTGGCTGACATGGATGGGGAGGGTTTGCCTAACCCGATAAATACGGATGCGGTGAAGAAGTactatacttaaaaaaaaatgagaaagggTTCGTGCTGAAAACTCGAAAAGGGCGGCTCGTACCTAAATGAGGAGGCTCATGCTGAAAATCTGAAAAGGGAGGCTTGAAGCCAAAAAGCAGGAAGTtagaatgaaatttaaaaatgtcaGCCCAAATGGAACACAAGATTGAGGTAAAAATACACTATGAATGGAGCTCcataattttgtaaaatagGGAAAGTTAGGGAGTCTGCAATCTACAAATTTGCTCAAAGCATCAATCAAGGACAATTCTTGAAATCGAATATCAGATTGTTTTCTCTGAATGGTCTGAGTGTTCATCACTTAAAGATCTAATGTTTACTCTGTAAATTCTCTTTGCCTTGAATTATTTGATTTCTCATATATGAAATTCTCCTTCGCCTCTTTATTTTAACCCTTTCATTATTTACCATCCCATGATTCACATAGTGATTGTCATAGAAATGAATGATGACtggtaaaagaaataaactaattaagtaAGAAATTACACTCATTGTTCAGCAAAAGACTTAATGATGAGGAAAAGGAGTGGCAGAGCCTTGAACCTAAGGCAAAGTCAAATGTCAAAAGAGAAGGTACTTAGGGAAAATCTGGAGTTACCTGAAGTCTccagaaggaaagaaaacaagCAAAGATGATCAAAAGTTGCAGTGAAAAATCGAATGAAGCAAGAGAAGGATCTTGGAACCTTAATGaatcataaacatgaaaacatttcatcatttcaatcatgcatacatgccTAGCCATACACACGgtcattttcaaaacaagaatccaaattaattcatgtcCCAAGCTTCGAAAGCAAGAATCCACCTGACCTAAAATGTTGAGGTTGTAGAACTTTGATAAAAAGATTTGAGTTTTTCATTATGAAGTTAATCCAATTAAGTTGGcatttatgaattaaatcgaacctgttttGAGATAGGTCTAAcctaaattaagtttaaaaatttcaattttgtttaaatcgaacccgctgtgagataggtcgaacctagattaagtctagaaatttcattttttaaatcgaacttattgtgagataggtcgagcctagatcaagtctaagaattttaattttttaaatcgaacctgtttGTGAGATGGGTCGAGCCTAAGTCAATTctaggaattttaatttttttaaaatcgaacctgttttgttctgagataggtcgagcctaaattaagtttaagaatttcaattttgtttaaatcgaacctgttgtgagataggtcgagcctagattaagtttaggaatttcaattttgtttaaatcgaacctgttgtgagataggtcgagcctagattaagtttagaaatttcaattttaaattgaacctGTTGTGAAATAGGTCAAGCCTAAATtaagtttagaaattttaattttgtttaaattgaacctgttgtgagataagtcgagcctagattaagtttagaaatttcaattttaaatcgaacctgttgtgagataggtcgagcctagattaagtctaggaatttTAATCGAATTTGTTCTAATATGGGTCAAGCCTAGATCaagtctagaaattttaattttttttaaatcgaacTTATTTTGAGATAAGTTGAGCCTAGATCGaattgattaaatcaactAGCTTCGAGATAAGTCAAATGTGGTGTCTACGTCTTTGCACTATTCTTGATTCTCAAGAATGTACAAAGAGGGGCAACTTAGACAcctctaaaataaaaaataataataaaataataaaataattaaaaaattaaaaaaagaaaagaatagaggAATGGCTGGGCGTATGCCCAACCATCCCTTCCCCCAACCACCATGAGTAATGGGGGCTATGGCTACCAACTCTTTGGTGCCAGAACCCCATTACCGGGAGACGAGTTCTTCCGGGGATATCTTTAGgtgagaaaaattttgagacttcaccaaaacgttgggatggtctttgaatgattttccaataaaagattGCTGAcctcattatttaaaataaacaagtcatgacatcattttacgcttgcatcatgtgcatacgtaaaaccaaataaaaaaaaactcaatcagccaatttaataaaaattagttaataagCAGGGATTAAATCAAAAGTAGGCTACAataagataacttaagattaaatggtaccgttcgcgAAACGGGCGtcacggaggtgctaacccttctctgtgcgtaaccgcactcccgaacctaTCTCTGAAAAACATGGATCGGTTCTCGTTCTGTCGAcgaacttaaaattaatttaaaatttcatcgattagaatcgggttaataggtgaccaatcacacctagataaaaagattggtggcaaCTCCTAACCACTTAATTTTCGTCCGCATCTGGCCGTCGGGTTCACGGACCCAAACGTTACAACAAAAGTAAAGGATGGTTTCGAAAGGTTCACACTTGGTATACAGTTGAAAGAATATGAGAGGTTTTGGCATATTTGAGACTTCAACATAGTCTTGACATTTATTAACCTACCACATTCAGAGTCTTTACAAAAGTGCCtgatttgcttgattttttttttaaaaaaaaagaatcttgCAAAACAATCAATTATAACATTGGTCATCGCCTAGACAAAGATCATTGTCTTTGGTACCACATGATAAGGTTAATAAACCTCAAAACTTTGCTTCTTTTTGGACTCAAGTTCTTGAATATCCTTATTTGAATGGTCTTGGGCTCTAAAGTGTTTGAAGAAATGGTTAGAAAATGTTTACAAGGATAAGTTTGTTCCAAACAGTAACCATCAATTCTTTCGAGATCATGTGCGCATTTTATTGCCAAAaaccttttttcctttatgacccttctttctttctttcttccttttttttattttttttattttttgtttttgaaatattttttttgtttttatgatcttgaaaatatgttataaaacCTTTATTGAATCAACTCTATCACatcataaaactttaaaaattttcattcaacAAAAACATTAACACTTCAATTACAACTCTTAACAAAATCCTACTCATG
Protein-coding sequences here:
- the LOC108661412 gene encoding uncharacterized protein LOC108661412, whose translation is MLYHTTWFVAILDPIKYIFENPFLFGRIARWKVLLSEYDIVYVSQKSIKGSAIANFLANRANEDYESVSFDFSDEDLMVVLHIEKDSPNELNPWKMYFDGASNALGHKIGAVLISPNEKYYPATVRLNFNCTNNIAEYEALVMGLQAAIEMKVSAIEVYGDSALVICQMRGEWETRHFKLVPYKKLVTELSKQFKEISFNHFP